In Zobellia roscoffensis, the following are encoded in one genomic region:
- a CDS encoding lipocalin-like domain-containing protein, whose translation MKKPILLFFMAVGCILTSCKSDDSGDDGDLLGTWSYIAYVDSEGEELANDCESMDILRFKDGNILDYELHSTDSTSGDCIEGTHDSGSWTYLFNGKVQLDYGTDGNSDITVAKYKVSGDILTLTINEGNGEYQEKFKKK comes from the coding sequence ATGAAAAAACCTATTTTATTATTTTTTATGGCCGTAGGCTGTATTCTAACTTCGTGTAAATCCGACGACTCCGGTGACGATGGTGACTTATTAGGAACTTGGTCCTATATTGCATATGTAGATTCTGAAGGCGAAGAACTTGCTAATGACTGTGAGAGCATGGATATTCTACGATTTAAAGATGGTAACATTTTAGATTATGAACTCCACAGCACAGATAGTACAAGCGGTGACTGCATAGAAGGAACTCACGATTCCGGTTCATGGACTTATTTGTTTAATGGAAAGGTTCAATTGGATTATGGCACCGATGGAAATTCAGATATAACCGTTGCAAAATATAAGGTTTCTGGAGATATTCTAACGCTTACTATTAATGAAGGTAACGGCGAATACCAAGAAAAATTCAAGAAAAAATAA
- a CDS encoding CvpA family protein: protein MSFLDIILGLLLLYGLWKGLKNGLFVEIASIIALIAGIYGAIHFSYYAGDYLSQNMEWNERYINIAAFVITFIVIVLAVQLAGRFLTKIANFAMLGLLNKVAGGIFGVVKVAVILGALLIFFERVNNSTGVVKGETMQESILYEPIKEIGAFIFDNVLQEEINPKGEIEKETLQAST from the coding sequence ATGAGCTTCTTAGATATTATTTTAGGATTACTGCTTTTATATGGACTTTGGAAAGGTCTCAAAAACGGACTTTTTGTAGAGATTGCCTCTATTATTGCCTTAATTGCGGGTATTTATGGCGCTATCCATTTCTCATATTATGCAGGTGATTACCTTTCCCAGAATATGGAATGGAACGAACGGTATATTAATATTGCCGCTTTTGTAATCACCTTTATAGTCATTGTTCTTGCTGTACAATTAGCGGGAAGATTCCTAACCAAAATAGCCAACTTTGCTATGTTAGGACTTTTAAACAAGGTTGCTGGTGGAATTTTTGGGGTTGTTAAAGTAGCCGTAATCTTAGGTGCTTTACTCATTTTCTTTGAACGTGTGAATAATTCCACAGGTGTTGTCAAAGGTGAGACCATGCAGGAATCCATACTTTACGAACCCATTAAAGAAATTGGTGCATTTATTTTTGACAATGTCCTTCAAGAAGAAATAAACCCAAAAGGCGAAATAGAAAAAGAAACGTTGCAGGCAAGTACTTAA